CTGTGCGTGCACGATTACTGGTAGAATGGCGGTATTGTTTAATACCAGCAGGAGTTCCTTTTATGACGTTCACCATCGGTCAAACGGTCGTCTACCCCCATCACGGAGCAGCCACGATCGAGGAGATCGCCACCCGAAAGATACGCGGTGAGGAAAAAACTTACTTAACACTGCGCGTCACGCAAGGTGACCTCAAGATTCAAGTGCCAGCTGACAACGTCGACCTCGTTGGCGTTCGAGATGTCGTCGATGAAGACGGGCTGGAAGAAGTCGTCTCCGTTCTGCGAGCACCTTATGTCGAAGAGCCGACGAACTGGTCACGACGCTTCAAGGCCAATCAGGAAAAAATCGCAACCGGCGACATCGTCAAAGTCTCCGAAGTTGTTCGTGATCTGACTCGCCGCGACGCCAGCAAGAAGCTGTCCACGGGCGAAAAGCGCATGCTGACGAAAGCCCGCCAGATCCTGACTTCTGAGCTTGCTCTGGCCCGCGACATCGACAAGTCAGCAGCATCGGATCGCCTCGACTCGATCCTGGCTGAATCGGCCGAAACGGATGACAGCGCCGATGATGCCGGCACCGACACTCACGAATCAGGCGACGACAAGTAGTGCCGTCAGCGTCGCGCCCTCCCGGCAGTGGCGCGGCACCTGAATTGCGACCATCCTGACATGAGCCAGCTGCGATCCCAGTCAACGACGCCATTGCAGGCGCCTGGATCCCACCACGCTGGCATCGTGTCAGCTGAACCTGCGCTGACTGAATCTGTGTCAACCGAATCTGCACGAGCTGAATTCGCACCTGTCAAGGAGCGCCTGTCTGTCCTGGCCGCAGCTGGCTCGGGCACCCGAC
The sequence above is a segment of the Schaalia radingae genome. Coding sequences within it:
- a CDS encoding CarD family transcriptional regulator codes for the protein MTFTIGQTVVYPHHGAATIEEIATRKIRGEEKTYLTLRVTQGDLKIQVPADNVDLVGVRDVVDEDGLEEVVSVLRAPYVEEPTNWSRRFKANQEKIATGDIVKVSEVVRDLTRRDASKKLSTGEKRMLTKARQILTSELALARDIDKSAASDRLDSILAESAETDDSADDAGTDTHESGDDK